GGAGGCCGCCGCTTCGGCGCCAGGGGGGGCTGCCGTGGCACCGGAACAAGATGGGGAAGCGCCCATCGAGCTGGTGCGCATGTCTCCTTTGCGAAAGCGGGTGGCTCAGAGGCTTTTAGAGGCGCAGCAGACCGCGGCGTTGCTCACCACCTTCAACGAGGTCGACATGTCGGCCGTCATCGACGCGAGAAAGCGCTTCGGTGAAGCGTTTCAGAAGAAGAACGGGGTGAAGCTCGGCTTCATGTCGTTCTTTGTCAAGGCGGTGGCGGGCGCGCTCGCCGACTGGCCCGTGCTCAACGCCGAGGTGCGCGATGACGCCATCGCCTATCATCGCGATGTCCACATCGGTGTGGCGGTGGGCAGCGAGCGGGGCCTGGTGGTGCCCGTTCTACGCCATGCTGATCGACTCGGGTTTGCCGAGATCGAGGCTTCCATCGTCGATTTCGCGACGCGTGCCAAAGCGGGGAAGCTGCGTCTCGACGAGATGCAGGGCGGCACCTTCACCATCTCCAACGGGGGCATC
The window above is part of the Pseudomonadota bacterium genome. Proteins encoded here:
- the sucB gene encoding dihydrolipoyllysine-residue succinyltransferase, which translates into the protein EAAASAPGGAAVAPEQDGEAPIELVRMSPLRKRVAQRLLEAQQTAALLTTFNEVDMSAVIDARKRFGEAFQKKNGVKLGFMSFFVKAVAGALADWPVLNAEVRDDAIAYHRDVHIGVAVGSERGLVVPVLRHADRLGFAEIEASIVDFATRAKAGKLRLDEMQGGTFTISNGGIYGSMLSTPIVNPPQSGILGMHKIDERPVARNGQVVIRPMMYVALTYDHRIIDGREAVSFLSGVKDRIENPAGFGLGI